A genomic window from Panthera tigris isolate Pti1 chromosome B4, P.tigris_Pti1_mat1.1, whole genome shotgun sequence includes:
- the SEPHS1 gene encoding selenide, water dikinase 1 isoform X2, translating to MSTRESFNPESYELDKSFRLTRFTELKGTGCKVPQDVLQKLLESLQENHFQEDEQFLGAVMPRLGIGMDTCVIPLRHGGLSLVQTTDYIYPIVDDPYMMGRIACANVLSDLYAMGVTECDNMLMLLGISNKMTDRERDKVMPLIIQGFKDAAEEAGTSVTGGQTVLNPWIVLGGVATTVCQPNEFIMPDNAVPGDVLVLTKPLGTQVAVAVHQWLDIPEKWNKIKLVVTQEDVELAYQEAMMNMARLNRTAAGLMHTFNAHAATDITGFGILGHAQNLAKQQRNEVSFVIHNLPVLAKMAAVSKACGNMFGLMHGTCPETSGGLLICLPREQAARFCAEIKSPKYGEGHQAWIIGIVEKGNRTARIIDKPRIIEVAPQAPKP from the exons ATGTCTACGCGGGAGTCCTTTAACCCGGAAAGTTATGAATTGGACAAGAGCTTCCGGCTAACCAGATTCACTGAACTCAAGGGCACTGGCTGCAAAGTGCCCCAAGATGTCCTGCAGAAACTGCTGGAATCCTTACAAGAGAACCACTTCCAAGAAGATGAGCAATTTCTGGGAGCAGTGATGCCAAGACTTG GCATTGGAATGGATACTTGTGTCATTCCTTTGAGGCACGGCGGTCTTTCTTTGGTTCAGACCACGGATTACATTTATCCTATCGTCGATGACCCTTACATGATG GGCAGGATAGCATGTGCCAATGTCCTCAGCGACCTCTACGCGATGGGGGTCACGGAATGTGACAATATGCTGATGCTCCTTGGAATCAGTAATAAGATGACGGACAGG GAAAGGGATAAAGTGATGCCCCTAATTATACAGGGTTTTAAAGACGCAGCCGAGGAGGCAGGGACGTCTGTGACGGGGGGCCAGACGGTGTTAAACCCCTGGATCGTTTTGGGAGGAGTGGCTACCACCGTCTGCCAGCCCAACGAATTTATCAT GCCAGATAACGCAGTACCGGGGGACGTGCTTGTGCTGACGAAGCCCCTGGGGACGCAGGTGGCCGTGGCCGTGCACCAGTGGCTGGATATC CCTGAAAAATGGAATAAGATCAAGCTGGTGGTCACCCAAGAAGATGTCGAGTTGGCATACCAGGAGGCAATGATGAACATGGCCAGGCTCAACAGAACAG CTGCAGGTCTCATGCACACGTTCAATGCCCACGCTGCCACTGACATCACGGGCTTTGGAATTTTGGGCCACGCGCAGAACCTGGCCAAGCAGCAGAGGAATGAGGTGTCCTTTGTGATTCACAACCTTCCCGTCCTGGCCAAGATGGCTGCCGTGAGCAAGGCCTGTGGAAACATGTTCGGCCTCATGCATGGGACCTGCCCGGAGACATCAG GAGGCCTCCTAATCTGTTTACCGAGAGAGCAAGCAGCTCGATTCTGTGCAGAGATAAAGTCTCCCAAATACGGGGAAGGTCACCAAGCATGGATTATTGGGATCGTAGAGAAGGGCAACCGCACAGCCAGAATCATAGACAAGCCCCGGATCATCGAAGTCGCACCACAG GCACCAAAGCCGTGA
- the SEPHS1 gene encoding selenide, water dikinase 1 isoform X1 — protein MSTRESFNPESYELDKSFRLTRFTELKGTGCKVPQDVLQKLLESLQENHFQEDEQFLGAVMPRLGIGMDTCVIPLRHGGLSLVQTTDYIYPIVDDPYMMGRIACANVLSDLYAMGVTECDNMLMLLGISNKMTDRERDKVMPLIIQGFKDAAEEAGTSVTGGQTVLNPWIVLGGVATTVCQPNEFIMPDNAVPGDVLVLTKPLGTQVAVAVHQWLDIPEKWNKIKLVVTQEDVELAYQEAMMNMARLNRTAAGLMHTFNAHAATDITGFGILGHAQNLAKQQRNEVSFVIHNLPVLAKMAAVSKACGNMFGLMHGTCPETSGGLLICLPREQAARFCAEIKSPKYGEGHQAWIIGIVEKGNRTARIIDKPRIIEVAPQVATQNVNPTPGATS, from the exons ATGTCTACGCGGGAGTCCTTTAACCCGGAAAGTTATGAATTGGACAAGAGCTTCCGGCTAACCAGATTCACTGAACTCAAGGGCACTGGCTGCAAAGTGCCCCAAGATGTCCTGCAGAAACTGCTGGAATCCTTACAAGAGAACCACTTCCAAGAAGATGAGCAATTTCTGGGAGCAGTGATGCCAAGACTTG GCATTGGAATGGATACTTGTGTCATTCCTTTGAGGCACGGCGGTCTTTCTTTGGTTCAGACCACGGATTACATTTATCCTATCGTCGATGACCCTTACATGATG GGCAGGATAGCATGTGCCAATGTCCTCAGCGACCTCTACGCGATGGGGGTCACGGAATGTGACAATATGCTGATGCTCCTTGGAATCAGTAATAAGATGACGGACAGG GAAAGGGATAAAGTGATGCCCCTAATTATACAGGGTTTTAAAGACGCAGCCGAGGAGGCAGGGACGTCTGTGACGGGGGGCCAGACGGTGTTAAACCCCTGGATCGTTTTGGGAGGAGTGGCTACCACCGTCTGCCAGCCCAACGAATTTATCAT GCCAGATAACGCAGTACCGGGGGACGTGCTTGTGCTGACGAAGCCCCTGGGGACGCAGGTGGCCGTGGCCGTGCACCAGTGGCTGGATATC CCTGAAAAATGGAATAAGATCAAGCTGGTGGTCACCCAAGAAGATGTCGAGTTGGCATACCAGGAGGCAATGATGAACATGGCCAGGCTCAACAGAACAG CTGCAGGTCTCATGCACACGTTCAATGCCCACGCTGCCACTGACATCACGGGCTTTGGAATTTTGGGCCACGCGCAGAACCTGGCCAAGCAGCAGAGGAATGAGGTGTCCTTTGTGATTCACAACCTTCCCGTCCTGGCCAAGATGGCTGCCGTGAGCAAGGCCTGTGGAAACATGTTCGGCCTCATGCATGGGACCTGCCCGGAGACATCAG GAGGCCTCCTAATCTGTTTACCGAGAGAGCAAGCAGCTCGATTCTGTGCAGAGATAAAGTCTCCCAAATACGGGGAAGGTCACCAAGCATGGATTATTGGGATCGTAGAGAAGGGCAACCGCACAGCCAGAATCATAGACAAGCCCCGGATCATCGAAGTCGCACCACAGGTGGCCACTCAGAACGTGAACCCCACCCCGGGGGCCACCTCTTAA
- the SEPHS1 gene encoding selenide, water dikinase 1 isoform X3 translates to MSTRESFNPESYELDKSFRLTRFTELKGTGCKVPQDVLQKLLESLQENHFQEDEQFLGAVMPRLGIGMDTCVIPLRHGGLSLVQTTDYIYPIVDDPYMMGRIACANVLSDLYAMGVTECDNMLMLLGISNKMTDRGFKDAAEEAGTSVTGGQTVLNPWIVLGGVATTVCQPNEFIMPDNAVPGDVLVLTKPLGTQVAVAVHQWLDIPEKWNKIKLVVTQEDVELAYQEAMMNMARLNRTAAGLMHTFNAHAATDITGFGILGHAQNLAKQQRNEVSFVIHNLPVLAKMAAVSKACGNMFGLMHGTCPETSGGLLICLPREQAARFCAEIKSPKYGEGHQAWIIGIVEKGNRTARIIDKPRIIEVAPQVATQNVNPTPGATS, encoded by the exons ATGTCTACGCGGGAGTCCTTTAACCCGGAAAGTTATGAATTGGACAAGAGCTTCCGGCTAACCAGATTCACTGAACTCAAGGGCACTGGCTGCAAAGTGCCCCAAGATGTCCTGCAGAAACTGCTGGAATCCTTACAAGAGAACCACTTCCAAGAAGATGAGCAATTTCTGGGAGCAGTGATGCCAAGACTTG GCATTGGAATGGATACTTGTGTCATTCCTTTGAGGCACGGCGGTCTTTCTTTGGTTCAGACCACGGATTACATTTATCCTATCGTCGATGACCCTTACATGATG GGCAGGATAGCATGTGCCAATGTCCTCAGCGACCTCTACGCGATGGGGGTCACGGAATGTGACAATATGCTGATGCTCCTTGGAATCAGTAATAAGATGACGGACAGG GGTTTTAAAGACGCAGCCGAGGAGGCAGGGACGTCTGTGACGGGGGGCCAGACGGTGTTAAACCCCTGGATCGTTTTGGGAGGAGTGGCTACCACCGTCTGCCAGCCCAACGAATTTATCAT GCCAGATAACGCAGTACCGGGGGACGTGCTTGTGCTGACGAAGCCCCTGGGGACGCAGGTGGCCGTGGCCGTGCACCAGTGGCTGGATATC CCTGAAAAATGGAATAAGATCAAGCTGGTGGTCACCCAAGAAGATGTCGAGTTGGCATACCAGGAGGCAATGATGAACATGGCCAGGCTCAACAGAACAG CTGCAGGTCTCATGCACACGTTCAATGCCCACGCTGCCACTGACATCACGGGCTTTGGAATTTTGGGCCACGCGCAGAACCTGGCCAAGCAGCAGAGGAATGAGGTGTCCTTTGTGATTCACAACCTTCCCGTCCTGGCCAAGATGGCTGCCGTGAGCAAGGCCTGTGGAAACATGTTCGGCCTCATGCATGGGACCTGCCCGGAGACATCAG GAGGCCTCCTAATCTGTTTACCGAGAGAGCAAGCAGCTCGATTCTGTGCAGAGATAAAGTCTCCCAAATACGGGGAAGGTCACCAAGCATGGATTATTGGGATCGTAGAGAAGGGCAACCGCACAGCCAGAATCATAGACAAGCCCCGGATCATCGAAGTCGCACCACAGGTGGCCACTCAGAACGTGAACCCCACCCCGGGGGCCACCTCTTAA